In Ciconia boyciana chromosome 17, ASM3463844v1, whole genome shotgun sequence, the genomic stretch aattacaagGAAATGCGACtataaatgaaatgcaaaaggaCTCAATCACATGCAAACCAaataacaaagtatttttaccTAATGTTTTTTCTCAGCAATTTCAGGGTGAGCAAGGAGTTCTTCAAGGTCTGtataaaaattcataaaatacTTAAGGTTAGAAAAATACtctgatttaaaacagaagtgagACCCTGATCCATCTTACTCAAGTATACGGGACAAATGAAGGGGTTGTCTTTCATCTCAGTCTTTTGAGTTGAGCCTCATATATACTTCTGAGGCAAATATTACCTTTCCGTTATTTGGAGAATCTCCATTTCCAAAAGTGCTAGTAACCACTAAAAGAagggtttctttttccaggtCACGGATGTTGTATTCATCCATGCACAGGATCTGGAAGATATAAAACTCATTAGAAATCGCTAGCAGACATAAGAACTAGCATTAGATATCTCTGTGATTGTCAGATGACTGTTGACCAAATTTACAAGGCATTATACTAAATGAATACAAAATCAAAGTTCTAGTCCAATTTACATTTACCAGACATTCAAAACATAGGTTTAGAGAATGAAAAAGCTTGCAGAAGCTGATAAAACTAGTCAAACTTCTTTCTCCATGTACACGGATGATTTACACTTTCTTACCTTAGTGTTGAAGGCACAATTGAACAAGCTGCAGAGATTGTTGGCTAGTGTTTCAGATTTCCCAGTCTCTGTTGCATAGATTACAGTGACCTTGGACCTGGTTGCCATTGTTTGTCGCATGAGTGAAGATGCAAAGAGTACAGCcctgggaaaaataataatcacatataatttttaatagagCTACACAGTAATTCAGATTGATTCACAAACAAGCTAGGAAAGACTGGTCTTGAGCATGGCTTTTCCTTGTCTGACGctgtgcttcccccacccccgacctttatctcctgtaaccctgctcaggtgataaccaccagtgatgGTCctaatggatgcatctggtcatgatggctgcatcggctcaaagtggattcaggagacagatatCAACACGatagccaagggctattgtgcaGTTCGCTCAcctaagaaactaaaatctgtgctcagtatgcaaatatgactgtGAGTCAATCCTCTTACCCCCACAAATagggagcagcccaagagcccttggagctctcctgcacggcagcgggctgcacgccaggatctccccttgagcagggacgcctctcaaggttactcctcgaggctgagagtttccttgccgcaacagatcctcggtaagtgactaatagcatgctaaactctGAAACCTTACCTAAGggatataaaggattgattgcgcacatagaatcctttagacataaaccattgaccaagtctgggactaggactggatctagccgcacctagactcctctcggagaaggagtttagaaagcaagggagtccttttctgaacctcatgactcaacgggagggtctccctgacagttttgtctgaccctgtcctctatgcagtaaataatcaagggtaccttgccatcaaatcttgttaaataactgtcacattgaactttgttaactccctattctatatcaataaagtatatttttgcttctctcttacaagtgaagtccactctcactccatccgcgacacctTGGAAGATTGTTCAGAAGCAATACACTATAGATAACCCTGAATAAGAATCTTAGATATGAGTATTACCTAACTGTGGACAGGTAAGTCTATGACTCAAACAATTCAGGTGGTCCCTACtgtaataattattaaaaaaaacccgTGGAACAGAAACATCACAAGGATAGAATAGTTGGACAAAAGCATGAAGACTCTTATTTGAACAACTTACTTTGCCAAGATGctaaactttattttgtttttctttggccTCCGGGTCTCATCATGCCAGACATGTGTCTTCCATGCatccacctttaaaaaaaaaaaaaagttaagcttcaggtaagaaatgtaaaataataaatacacaaTTTGTATATCTTTGAAAGGGCCAGATTGAATAGAATCTGTATATACCATCCACTGTGTACAAATACGGGATCAGTCTCTGTAgcattaaattgcattttactgACAGCCTGAGAACTCAACACAACTAACATAACCTTCCACAGTATAATAGATATTGCCTGCTAGTTATGAGTCTCTCTAGTGAACTTTCATTAACCGGGGCTTTTCATTCAGACTTCTTCAGGTCCCATATTATCATCTGCGCTGCTGAAGTTGTCTACTAGAACCGTATGTTTTTGGATAATGTGTACCTGGTAGTAATAGAAGGGAGTGAGGACATAGTTCAACATCTCCTGGTGGAACACGGGGGTTATGCTCCCTGACATAGGAGGTACAATCCACACCCAGTCAGCCGGGCAGCCTCCTCGCACACGGTACTCATTCTGCATGTATTTCATGAAGGACTCAGCAGCTGAGTGGTGATCCATGATAGTCACATTTTGTTTCTAGAATAATTGCAAAAAGACAGACATACATTAAAAAGCCCattctgctctccttcctcatATAGTTAAAGTAATATTTATGCTTTGATTACTATTTCAAGGACTTTATACAGTGCTGGGATACTATCAGCAATTATTATATACATACAGATTGAGGTGGACCTTTGATTAAGGACTCctacttaccttttttttttctttttttcttttttttaacatcagcaTTCTATCTCCAGCACTAGTAGTGCATGCTGAAAAGCCCCTGATTAATTTTTACCCATCTTTCATATTGATATGATATGTTAAATGAACTGTAATTGTAAATAAAAGATACTAATCCAAGGGCTTTACATAGGTTTTGTCACTTAGACATATGTGTTAAAAAGATGAACAATCTTGCCCttaacttccttttctttttccctcccttctgccttcacctgagatttttttctggcaacAACAGGAAATATGTATTGCTCTACTTTCCGAGGTGTAAATCAAGAATAACTCTATTGGAATTACATTGATAACCTCCATTGAGCTTGGTCCACTAGCACTATATTTGTATAAAGCTGTTataagtgaaaggaaaaagggacaCACAATATTCAATGTCTCTCCAGATACCACTCCTGTTGACTTACTTGGAAGCTATAAAGCACAGCCACATTTATCTCTACAACAGCTCGGTCTTTCCATAATGATgaaagtttgtttgtttccagtcCCATTCTTCTTCCTACCTCCTACAtgtgaaaaggagagagaaaagggaaaagcaaatttACTATGTGAGACTTCAACCTCATGATTTCTCCACCTCATCGCATTAATATGCAGGAAGAAGTATTGCAGAAGGGGGAAGAGTCAATCTTATGCTGGGGAAAGTGATGGCAGCAGAAACACTTGAGATTAGAGGTAAACTTGAATTACGGAGTTCTGGTTCTTGAGGCTATTCCAGTTTGGTGAAGCAGGGAGTGTTGTCTCCTGGACTAAATGGTTTAAAAAGTGGCAGTATCTGGTTATAAGCCATCATTATTAATTTGTACTGTTGAGGTACAAGATACAAGACCTGCAGCTAACAACCAGGACTCCACTGCCTTGGCAACAGCAGACTGGAGCTGACATAAATATACCTCTGAGAAATGTACAGTCAGAGACCAAAAGTCCTGAATCAGCAGGACTCAAGGTAAAACTGGGGAAGAATTCCCTTTGGACAgcattttctatattttttttacagttgcaGTTTCACCATTCCAGCCAGGTATTTGGAACAGATATTGTCAGAACACTGTAAAAACAGTCATACAATCTGGCAGTCAAAATCTTGGCAGAAATTCAAGATGTTCCACAATATTCAGGATATTGTGTGAGATTAGCACGGAAGTGTTAGTGTGATATAAATATAACACCCATCCCAGCAAAGACCAATAGTGtctctttttcaaaaacacTCCACCCACCAAGTTCATTCCCTCACAGATCAACACATTTCTACTTCAGAAGATTACCTTCAGGATGTTGTATCGCTGCACATCACAGAAGTCTCGCACTCCTATCTCTGTCCCCATGTACCAGCCATTGAAAGGACACCCAGTAAATTCCAGGCCTCCCACCTCAAGAAGCATGTTGGCAACAGCAGGCAGCGCATACCACTTCAGATCTAACTCCTTAAACCATTCATACCTGTTAAACAAGCATTTTGATTTATTACTTTATgtgtcttttcctcctttaggCGATAACCAGAAAAGtccaggaagagaaagagtATCTTTAGAAGGAATGACCCATGAAACGAAGTCTGCAAAAGCTCATAACCGTTTTCATTTACAATGTGGTAACTGGGAATTGCCAGCTAAACAAATTGCAGAACAGTATTACAGAGTTCTGCAATCTGCAGGCCACTCCCAAAGCAAAtatgaagaaacaaacagagaaaGGCAATAAACATTTTGTTATGACTGCAACCATCTTTTCCATGTGTATTACACTGGCATAAGAAaggatgatttttaaaattctgaatatGATTGAAATGtagattgggaaaaaaagatttccaaCAAAACTGCTATTGGCCTCCTTAATTTAAATCTCATTTCATGGTTCTAACAGGCATTTTATCTTTCAGGACAATTTACCATAATTTCATCCTAACAAAGAACTCATAAAATGACTGCTGCAGGCGCAGGCTAATAACCTGCCAAGGTGAGGCAGAGGCAAAAACGCAATTATCTGAATCTTGTGTGCTTACTTTGGATGCTCTATTGGCACTTCAAGGACAATTTCTGGCGGgtattcaaatatttctggGTCTTGGCCGTTTGCTTGGAGAACAAGTGGAACTACATCAAAGCGGCCATATTTCGGCTTCCACCCAAGCTCAATGCACAACTGTAAATAAAGAAAGTACATTTTGGGTTTCTTTAGGTTTCCCCCCTTGGATTTGAAGCAAAAGAATGTTAACGCTCTAAAACCTGCTGAGGTAGCTTCTAAGTGATAAAGGCTATCTTTCCCATTCCAACAATGTTGAGACATGTTGTTCAAGTACTGATTGTGTCCCTGACTTAAGGGAAGCATTAGCTCACCCTGTTCTCATCACCCCGAGATGGACGGGAGTATTTTTATACCAGGATTGTAAGAAATTATTGCTCCAGCCTGCACCTAGAACCTGTGGAGCAGAACATCCCATTCACTCCTTACCGCCACACTTCCCTCCCACTCTGTataaacatgcaagaaaaaaaaaagacagatagGTTAGGTGAGATGGAAAGCAGTTATGATTCTGTATTTGGAACTGTACCTGTGTGAACTCCACACTGGCAGGGTCTCCTACGATAGACCCATCTGGCATTTGATATCCAGCATAACGGATGAGCTGGCTGTTCCAAACACGGAAATCATGTTTCCCATCAGTCCTCTGGGGGAAGACAGTGATGGCTGATCTGCCCAGAGAGACAATCAAATCCTGTTACACCACAGCAGCACATCAAACACATTCTAATTATTAAGACATAAATTGTTACCaacagcaattattttatatttctaaaataaacatcGGTAGAAATATAATCATTCATCCTCTCTACCCACCTCCCTGAATCTTCAAATCATCTCTTTTCCCCAGGAATTACAAAAGAGGAATTACAATGTCAGCCATGAAGGTTACAAAATTTCAAAACGATTGATGGTACACACAAGAGGACCATATAAGTACCAGAAGAATTAAGAGCAGAGACAAGTTGTCAAAATATTTAGACAGACCATTTCAGGTCTTATGTAGAGTTTTGAATCCAGATCTGGATGTAATAtttgttgtttaaaattaaaattaaagagaCCTACCTTATATTTCCATTGTTTGTGGCATACTGAATATGACAACAGATATGCTCAAACATTTCCTTCGCTGTTTTACAATCACGTGCATCAAATACCTATATGTTTCCAAAAGAAACGTAAagaaaaaacctgatttttgaAACAGTACTGTAAggtcattatttttcttatgcagttaaggaaaggaaagattaaggaaaaaagtgaaatgaaaaatcagtatttctcaATTTAATTGTAGCTCCACAAGGAAAGgttcattttaattgtttttatatacATCATTTTCACACGTAACACTCCTCCAAGGACCAAGACATGCACCTGGTTCCACGACATAGTTGGTTCCTATGCTAGCACTCCTACACATGTTTTCATTCAACCATGAAGCAGAgaactacaaaaaaaatgttgatcGTATGATAGTACAGCAGGGAGTAGTCCTCAGTTGAAGCAACTGGCATATTTTACCAAAGTATAGGACATTCTTCTGATTTACAGCAGATGACTGTTTGGCCCATAATGTCTAGACTCATAGGTTACCTGGAGATTGGACCACTGGATTCTCCCAATACACCTAGGCGCATTCCTCCAGGCCTGTTTGGCAGCAAAGATCAGTTCATCCTTTGTCAGATGGTAGGTTCCTGTTGTTTCTATCTCCTTGGTCACTGTTTCCAGTCGGTCCAGGTGTTCTTCTATTTTTGGCCTTTTTAACAGGAAACAGCCATGGAAAGAAGCAGTCAATTTCATTACTTAGAACTGATTTAAACTGCAGATGTTCTTCTTATGTTCTGGGTCAAGAAGAGCACAGGCATTGCTGAAGTCATAAAGCTTTTGAGCATCCTTTTGCACGAGAAGACTTCTACTTACATCACTGACTTTATCTGCCAGGATGCAGGTAGATTTCCAGGGAGCGGATTAGCACCTATGTAGGCTGAGATATGGCAAGTTTGGATAAACACTGAGAAACCTGTCCCTGTTATAAATCTACACTCTCTGGATGTGACACAGGTCAACATAAAATACTCTATCCTTTATGAAAACATCCATCACCTCATGAAGTCAGCAATTTCACTGTGCTTCGGCTGTGAGAAGTCACCATCAtctgctccccacctcccctctACTGCACCACACTTTTGTCCCCAAAGCATAGCTGTTATCTGTTGCAGCAGTCTAGGGTCTGAGATTTTTATCAAAAAGCAGGGAGTATTCTAGGTAAAGGTTAAGTACATAGGACTCTGACTGAGGACTGCTGAGGAGAATTTTTCCTGGCTTCAGAATTTAGGAACTGTCCTTACTGAGTGCAAAGGACAGAGCTTACTAGCCTAACGAAGAAACTAACACACTAGAAATTTAAGTAGCTGTCCTTTCACCACCCAACACATACATGGATTGATCACAAGCTTTTCTGTGTaagttttcagtttaaactTGGATTTTCTAGATTAGTTTGGAAAAAATTGTCAAATCataagcaaatgaaaagtaGAGAACAAGCCGGCTTCAGCCCAAAAGTAGGATTATAGTGACTGTCCTCTCAAAGTTCTATTATTTTCACAGGGACACAGCTCTTCTGAGCAAAGTAAGTAGGATTTTCATTCCTAAAAGGAAGTGCTGAGCAACTCCTTTGTGAGGAGAATTCTAAAATTCTTTAGTTTGATAACAGAGAATGAAGTCAAAACATTAGGAAATATTTATCACAGCACagacaaaaattgttttgttggCTTACAGACAGAATGAAAATAGCCTGCACTGTCTGAgagttttcacattttcaacAAGATGAAAGATCAAGGGCAAGCATGTAAGATAGTGTAAATCAATGTGATCAAATAGCCATGAGCAGAACCAGAGATGTGCAAATGTAATACACTGGCAAGTGAGTACAGCCTGTAAGACAGGGACTTTCAGAAAGATTCAGATGGAAGAAAGCTTTGTAGAAGAGTTCAAAGTGTCTAAAGAAGTGCCCATTATGTGGCTGAGTCCCTTTGAAAGACTGATAATGTTTTATAATGGGATGAGAAACACTGAATTGTCACTTGAAAGCTTGTAATGTGAAAAATCTGTCACTGCAAACTCTTGGACCTCAACCAGATGTTCCAGCTTTTCCTGCAACAAGACGTCTCTGCACCACGTCCATTTTTGCGAAAACACAAACCTCTTTTCTGAAGCTAGAGCATCCCTCTCAGCATGCTCAGTAAGCTTATGTTGATGATAGCACAGAGCAAGGCTGAGAAGCAAAAGACTGGCCTTCCAATCTTTGGCTAAAGCCTTGGGCGtcaaaacagagaacaaaagaatACAGAGAAAAGATACTTGGAAcagcacaaacaaaaagcattatCCACATTATTCATGTCTAAGACTGATCTGAGTAGGAGCTAAACCCATTAACATCCAATGTTAGGAAAACAGAAGGTAACATTCTGCAAGAGAGTCCTAACCAAGCTGCTTATTATAAACGCACTATAATGTAACACACTCGGAAGGGATGGGGCTGAGAAATGCACTGTACAGAGTTCGTTTCTGTATTCTCAAGACCTGGGATTGGCGGATATAGCATATGAAGTGCAGTAATAGTTTTATCTACCTTTTCTAATAGTCCTTATCTATTTTTTGAACGCATGCTATGTAATGGGATAGTTACCGATAGCTGTGAAGAAACCAAACACTCCTACAGTCTCACAGAcaggtaggtaggtaggtagagAGCTTTTATACCAAAAATGAAGGTAAAGTTGGCTTACTCTTTAAATGAATTGTAGTACTGCTTGATAAAGTCTATTGCCTGAGGTAAAAGCTCTGCCGATGGAACTGGCCCATCTCTAGTACCTTTCACCAGGCCCTTTGGGGTCATGAGTGCCCCTTGGCAGGCTTTGGTCCGGCAGTTGATAAcctgaaaaacaataaaatgtcaaaaaacAATGTTGCACTCTGTATCTTTTCAAAGTTATGAAAAATCACTGTACAGGTTTCCATATCTTACCTCCTTTGCTGTCAGGTGTAGTGTGTCGAGAAAGCTGGATCCATTTTCCAAGTTTCTTACTTTTATATGTCTTGGACATCTTGATATTTGGTTTGAAGCTTTGACaccattttggggggggttctGGACAGAGAAAAGATAAAGATACATACTGTCTTCAAACCTATTAAATATCttaaagcttcatttttaattttatttgaccATTAAAATGCTACAAACTAAATTCAAGAAACTAGGTACAAATGTGATCTCCGACATGTGTGTTTATTCATTTGAGTACAAAACTAGACCTAATCCACAGTTTGATATGAAAAGggcaaaacaaaatgtatttttgtaataacCAAACAATATCTGCCACTGCAAACacctttttaatttcaataagGTCTCTTAATATAATAATCACGTTCTCACGAAAACAGTGAACCAGACAATTTTAGAGAATGGACATGTTTGTTACTAAAGGCTGGGTTTTCAAAGGTGAATAAAGGAATCAGGCACTCCAATCCCACTGGGTCACCTCTTTTCCTTAAGTCTTTACCAAAGCTCgtttttgtttagaaaagagCTTTCATCCAAAGATCTCACAGCAGTCCTAACCTCATGTAACCACAGCTAGTCCTCACATGAGAACTTTGAGAAGTTTTGAGCAGTAAGCACAACCCGTGTGAACTGTTAGTATCAAACAATGATGCTCGAAACAGACCTCTCTCCCATCACTGGCCTTTGCTGAAGTTATGATAGGCGGCATCTCTATCTGCTTCTTGCTCAGATCATATAATTTGGCATCATCATCTTCTAAgctttaaaagagagaaagacaatTCAGTATAACGCAATGTGCTTAGTTTTTGTTAGTTTTACCTGCACCATCAGCAGGGAGACGCtcagagctgtctctgaaagaGGTACTGAGTCAATAAGCCAACCATTCGCAGAAGCGTGAGGGGTGGAGTGGACTAGAAGTCAATAGTAAAGCTACAATCACCCTTTCCAGATCACTatgtgggaaggaaaacaacagataCAGCCTGGAATGGTAAAGGTTGTGTATCATTGCTGTAAGCTAAACAAAGGACATCTGTACAATTATGTTCTGGCCAGAAAATACTCAGAGGAATTAAACAAAGAGGTTGAACTCTTCCGGGAAATGTGTGAAAATTTCAGCTAGGTCCAGTCTCAATCCATTAAGTAAATAACAtacttttatattaatttccttttttttccacataaagtCTTACTTTCTGAACTCCTACTTTTTAATTTGGATATCAGGTTTCAGAAGACGTTCAAAAACACCCAAGAGGCATCCAGAGCACGAACTCCAAACAAAACCCTTAGTTTTGAGAGGGCAATGATGTGTTTTAGCTAGCAGAGCATTTGTGATCCCCCACTTCCACTAGTCAGCTTCACTTATCTTCATATTTGAATATAAACTACTTTGAGCAAAGACAGGAAAGGGTAGGGAATGGGCAGAGAAATAAATGGTATGCAATAGAAAACTGAGATAAGTTTAATAAGcctgaaaactgagaaatttaATATGCAtgtgcaatttattttatacagtgTCTTGTACAAATGGTATCACAGAAATACTTTACCAACTTAATTACAGCACTAATAATCACTTTGCTAATTTTTATAGCATACTCATGCCTCCTAAGTCCTAGCATACATGAAACCACCGTAACACACCAAATAAATTTAGAActatgaaagagaaagcaagatgatttttttcctcaatgacTGTATAACTTAGACACAAAAGCTTAAATGTACCTTACCAAGTTGACACCACCCAGTGACCCCCAGGGACAACTGTTCTTTGGTTAATATTATTGCTTTGGAAACACATTACAGGTTTCTCCAGAATCCATGTCACTTAGTATCTTGtcaaatgaaagagaaactaTGAGACCATTAACAGACAAAGATCTTACCCATGGatcttcctatttttctccACATTATTATTGATATCCTTCTCTTCAGAGGACTGGTTCTTAGCAGTACGAGGTTTGAATACAAACTGCCATGGGCACAACATTTTGTATGCTTTATTTATGATTTTAGTTCACAGTGCTGAAATCTTGTTTTGTGTGATGTGGGAACACttctgaggaggggaaaaaaaacaacaaggtCAGTTTTTAACTAAGAAGGTAACTCCctttaaaattacacagaaacTCACCAGACTAACTGATCTAATTAActtattgtttttcaaaatgaaaactgcttgACTCTCAGAGTAGTGATGCTGAAACTAACAGTTCTCTTTGTCCATGTAATGCTGCAGCCATGCCTTACTCTACAATACTGGCAAGACAATTTCAAATGTCCCCCAGTTGCATGAAACAGCAAATATCAGTGTCTAAGAAAACCACATGCATGCTTTACTTCTATGAAAAACACGTCTTGacacttggtttttttcagttctgtgtttttcaaaagtttgttAAGTGTTATTAAATGCTCTGTTAATTCACATCACTATGTGTTAGCTAGGAAAAGGGATGTAAAATGTTGCTGTGTTATTCAcatagtaatgaaaaaaaaaattggtatgtaaatgaaccaaaacattttgcaatgtATTCATCTGCCAGAGACAAATGGAATTCTGAGATTCTGAATTCTGTATTTGGTAAGATATATATACATAGCACATATTTGAATGTAACATATAGCATTTATGTAAGAATGTACGAAGTTTAGTACTATTTGTTTTAACATAGgttttctgcttatttctgaTCCTAAAATGGATTTTTGCGCTAGGGAAGGTGTGACAGAAGAACAAGAGCAAACTAGTAAATTGCTAGGTAAAGCAGAATTAGCCTCAGCATTTGAATCTAGTTTGTAACAGAAATCAAAACCTGATGTTTccaaaaaattaaagataaagaaagaaaatatacattGCCACATATTCCTAATATAAattatgtattattttgttatttatattgctttttcagtaaaagtaaaatttatatTGCTGGGCTCCCAAGATGCTGTCTGCTGTAAAATcacacaagaaaagaaatccattcGACTATCTGTGCAGAAACTGTAAGGTGTTAGGACTTGTCTGCTACTCCAAGTAAAACAAATAGTGTGTAACAAGCATTTCTCTACAGTTACAAAATAGGAACAAATCTAAATTACTATTCTGCAAcaaaaaatgctgcagtgtGCCCATACATTTTTGTAAACCAcatgggaaaaagagagaaggaaaggatagggagagacaaagaaagaaagaaaagaaaggaagaaagaaagaaaaagagaaagagaatgaaaaagagagagagaaaggaaaagagaaaaagaggaaaaaaaggaaaaaataaaaacaaaccagaaaaaccagaaaaacaatacacaaaaagaaaaaagaaaaagaagaaaaaataaaaaaaataagaaaacataaaaagaagaataaaaagaaaaaagaaggaaaaaaattaaaaagaaaaaagagagaagagagaaggctCCCATTTTCCATTGACTGGCATTCAGAGTAAGaacttgcttgctttttgttctctgcAACAGGGttctttaaataacatttacaaTATTACCTGTTACATGCACAAACCTTTAAATCAGCAGAAAGGGGAATGAAGTTTTCAGAGCAGCCAGACAGCTTGGAAATAGTGCAGGAGACTGATTCCAATACTTTACTCCTAATAcggaaaaaaatacagtttgccCTACAATTACTTCACTTGCGAGCTGCAGTAAATGAATGGCAAACTGAACACTTAGACACAGTGCTGTCTTACCGTGCTCTTGGGAGAGATTTTTCCAAACCTGCTAGGAGATGGTCGTCTTTGAcaaagtttctttcctttaatctcttctgctctgtatCCCTCCTGTTAGGCAAAAGCATTTTATACCCCAGGACCATGTATGCAAAATAGCAGAGTAAGGCTACACACGGAGTGGACAAAAGGGGAATCCCAAACcatcctgtatttcttttggaaCTGGAGGGCACGTAGCTGACGTGCCGCTGCAGTATTGCATAATGTGTATGACAGGAGGGAAAGCAGTGACTAGTTCCTGATGTTATGAGCATCCCCTCCTTCCTGCACAGTGTGCTATAATCTTGATTTCTATATGTGTTCAGTGATAAGGACAGTGTATCACATGGAACAGTTTTTGCAACCTTGCAGgcactgttaaaataaattaaaaaaaatcctgaaagaacTCTTACAGAGTTTATCACTGGATGGCCATTCTCCTATACATTAAACtagcagctgcagaaagagagtAAGCAACTTCAAGAGAAATTTTACAGAACCATAGAGCTTTAGGATATGGACCAGTAAAGCATTTAAACAGGTGATTATAACTAAGGACAAGTATTTTAAGTTTACCATAAATATATTACTTCCTGATTTTTTATCAAGCTTTAAAGGATCTTTCTCAACAGAGTATTTGTagaatttcttcctctccagaGCTTCCTATTCTATCTGTTGCTGCCTGTGAGGTTTGTCCCTTTGTGCTTTTCCAACGTGctagaaaaactgaaaggaaactgCAACTCCCTGAAGTATAAACTATTCACACCATGTTGTATGTGTGAATACCAGAAAGACAGCTGAATGATGAAGATGGGATTATTGAGCTGATTTTCAATTTTAGACAACATGCAGTCATTTACATATTACAAGATCAGGTTTCTGCCTGCTGTCTGAAAGCCGCAAGCAATCCCGGAGCCAACGGTGGCATGCAGTACAAAGTGCTGCTGGGCAACTGCAGACTCAGAAAGGCTGTGGTATGCCAAAACACTCTCAAGGATTTTGGCCCAAGTTACTTGTTCATTGATATTATGCATGACTATTTTAAGGAAACTGTTTAG encodes the following:
- the NOS2 gene encoding nitric oxide synthase, inducible; translated protein: MLCPWQFVFKPRTAKNQSSEEKDINNNVEKNRKIHGLEDDDAKLYDLSKKQIEMPPIITSAKASDGRENPPQNGVKASNQISRCPRHIKVRNLENGSSFLDTLHLTAKEVINCRTKACQGALMTPKGLVKGTRDGPVPSAELLPQAIDFIKQYYNSFKEPKIEEHLDRLETVTKEIETTGTYHLTKDELIFAAKQAWRNAPRCIGRIQWSNLQVFDARDCKTAKEMFEHICCHIQYATNNGNIRSAITVFPQRTDGKHDFRVWNSQLIRYAGYQMPDGSIVGDPASVEFTQLCIELGWKPKYGRFDVVPLVLQANGQDPEIFEYPPEIVLEVPIEHPKYEWFKELDLKWYALPAVANMLLEVGGLEFTGCPFNGWYMGTEIGVRDFCDVQRYNILKEVGRRMGLETNKLSSLWKDRAVVEINVAVLYSFQKQNVTIMDHHSAAESFMKYMQNEYRVRGGCPADWVWIVPPMSGSITPVFHQEMLNYVLTPFYYYQVDAWKTHVWHDETRRPKKNKIKFSILAKAVLFASSLMRQTMATRSKVTVIYATETGKSETLANNLCSLFNCAFNTKILCMDEYNIRDLEKETLLLVVTSTFGNGDSPNNGKTLKNSLLTLKLLRKNIRYAVFGLGSSMYPEFCAFAHAIDQKLAQLGALRLTPIGEGDELNGQEEAFRTWAVSAFKTACDIFNIRGKNSIQLPDIYTSDESWDPKNYRIVHDSQTMDLAKALANIHAKDIIPMKLKFRQNLQSLKSSRVTILVKLSCETNQEVRYLPGEHIGIFPGNQTELVHGLIARVKDAPPADQTVRLETCTAGGYWTSDKKIPACTLSEALTYFLDITTPPSQQLLKKLSQLVTVEGDKQRLEVLCQSTEEYNKWKFYNSPNILEVLEEFPSAEVSTAFLLTQLPFLKPRYYSVSSSCDMTPREIHLTVAVVNYRTRDGQGPLHHGVCSTWLNTIALNETVPCFIRSANGFQLPEEPTKPCILIGPGTGIAPFRSFWQQRLYDLEKKGIKGGDMTLLFGCRQPGMDDIYKEETEEMKRKGVLKEVYTAYSRQPGQAKVYVQDILQSKLETKVCNLLHKEEGHLYVCGDVRMAKDVAQTLKGMLAKKLDLNEQQAEDYFFQLKSQKRYHEDIFGAVFPHEVKRGVRALQPTSPRTNQLMF